The Lysinibacter cavernae genome includes a window with the following:
- a CDS encoding FAD-binding and (Fe-S)-binding domain-containing protein produces the protein MTRPTSLNATLLDGLRASVGSPEHVRTRAIDLHANAHDASHFLLVPQAVVIAENAADVGALLATSAAQGVPLTLRSGGTSLSGQGITDGILVDVRRNFKQIEVLDNGDRVRVQPGVTVRALNMRLAKYGRKFGPDPASESACTIGGVIANNSSGMACGTVENTYNTLESLTIVLPSGTVVDTALPDAEERLRALEPTLFDGLHRLAKRVRDNASSVANIRRQFSMKNTMGYGINSLLDYERAVDILAHLIVGSEGTLGFVAEAVFRTVPLAPHASTGLLVFETLEAATSALPALVETGAATLELMDALSLKIGQQASDAPAAVQGLSVDRHAALLVEYQAQTVAELAHLEQAGNALGPTLGLSAPASFTTASATRASLWHLRKGLYTTIAGARPAGTTALLEDVVVPVERLAPTCNSLSELFDRYAYENSVIFGHAKDGNVHFMLTDGFESAEQIDRYTAFTEDLVDLILGEGGSLKAEHGTGRVMAPFVRRQYGDELYDVMRQIKLLCDPVGMLNPGVLLDDDPTAHLRHIKQALPVNAEVDRCVECGYCEPVCPSRNVTLTPRQRIVTLRAIEQAKLDGDTELVKSLEHDYVYDGVQTCAVDGMCQTACPVQINTGSLVKLLRREDVNGLEQGLWNSAAKKWGAVTAGAGLALNVVDKVPQAIITPPNVLARAVLGKDTVPLYSPELPGGGSSRKRPAPPASAVVDAVYMPACVNTMFGPANEPGGSEGPGVQLSFEALCEKVGLTLLVPDDVNNLCCGTPWSSKGLSKGQHTMQERTVASLREASRDGELVIVCDASSCTEGLLHAIENENATSARPLRVVDAVDFVAERVLPLLPEHGKLERLVLHPTCSSTRMGGNGALAEVAAAVATDVVIPENWGCCAFAGDRGMLHPELTASATAAEASEVADVDASAHASCNRTCELGMTRATGEQYRHVLELLNQLATSD, from the coding sequence ATGACTCGCCCCACATCACTCAACGCCACACTTCTTGACGGGCTCCGCGCCTCGGTCGGCTCACCAGAGCACGTGCGTACGCGCGCAATCGACCTGCACGCCAACGCCCACGATGCCTCACACTTTCTCCTGGTGCCCCAGGCAGTGGTCATCGCAGAGAACGCGGCGGATGTTGGGGCGCTGCTCGCCACGAGCGCAGCGCAGGGCGTTCCGCTCACGCTGCGCTCCGGCGGCACCAGCCTGAGCGGGCAGGGCATCACCGACGGCATCCTTGTCGATGTTCGCCGCAACTTCAAGCAAATTGAGGTGCTCGACAACGGTGACCGCGTGCGCGTGCAGCCTGGTGTCACGGTGCGGGCCCTCAACATGCGGCTCGCCAAATACGGCCGCAAGTTTGGGCCAGACCCTGCCAGCGAATCCGCCTGCACCATCGGCGGCGTAATTGCGAACAACTCAAGCGGCATGGCCTGCGGCACCGTCGAAAACACGTACAACACGCTCGAATCTCTCACGATCGTCCTGCCAAGTGGAACGGTTGTTGATACGGCTCTCCCCGACGCCGAAGAGCGGCTGCGAGCCCTCGAGCCAACACTGTTCGATGGGCTCCACAGGCTTGCGAAGCGCGTGCGCGATAATGCGTCGTCCGTCGCAAACATCCGCCGCCAGTTCTCGATGAAGAACACCATGGGCTACGGCATCAACTCCCTGCTCGACTACGAGCGGGCCGTCGACATCCTTGCCCACCTCATCGTCGGCAGCGAAGGAACACTCGGGTTTGTCGCAGAGGCCGTGTTCCGCACCGTTCCCCTCGCACCGCACGCCTCAACAGGGCTGCTCGTCTTCGAGACCTTAGAGGCCGCCACGAGCGCGCTCCCCGCCCTCGTCGAAACGGGCGCGGCAACGCTTGAACTCATGGACGCGCTGTCACTCAAGATTGGGCAGCAGGCCTCGGACGCCCCCGCGGCAGTGCAAGGCCTATCCGTCGACCGGCACGCTGCGCTACTCGTTGAGTACCAGGCGCAGACCGTCGCAGAACTCGCGCACCTTGAACAGGCGGGCAACGCGTTGGGGCCGACGCTTGGGCTGAGCGCACCGGCATCCTTCACCACGGCATCCGCGACCCGCGCCTCGCTCTGGCACCTGCGCAAAGGGCTCTACACGACCATCGCGGGAGCCCGCCCGGCGGGAACAACGGCCCTGCTCGAAGACGTGGTGGTTCCCGTCGAACGACTCGCGCCAACGTGTAACAGCCTCTCGGAACTCTTCGACCGCTACGCGTACGAAAACAGCGTCATCTTTGGGCACGCCAAAGACGGCAATGTGCACTTCATGCTCACCGACGGCTTCGAATCGGCTGAGCAGATCGACCGCTACACCGCCTTCACCGAAGACCTTGTTGACCTCATTCTCGGCGAGGGAGGCTCGCTCAAGGCCGAGCACGGCACCGGACGGGTCATGGCCCCGTTTGTGCGCAGGCAGTACGGCGACGAACTCTACGATGTTATGCGCCAGATCAAGCTCCTGTGCGACCCGGTAGGGATGCTCAACCCCGGAGTCCTCCTCGACGACGACCCAACGGCACACCTCCGCCACATCAAGCAGGCCCTCCCCGTCAACGCCGAGGTCGACCGCTGCGTCGAATGCGGATACTGCGAACCAGTCTGCCCAAGCCGTAACGTGACGCTCACTCCACGACAGCGCATCGTGACGCTTCGTGCCATCGAGCAGGCAAAGCTCGACGGTGACACTGAGCTCGTAAAAAGCCTCGAACACGATTACGTCTACGACGGTGTGCAGACGTGCGCGGTTGACGGCATGTGCCAGACGGCGTGTCCGGTGCAGATCAACACGGGAAGCCTCGTCAAGCTCCTGCGTCGCGAAGACGTGAATGGCCTTGAGCAGGGTCTCTGGAACTCGGCCGCGAAGAAGTGGGGCGCGGTCACCGCCGGCGCTGGCCTCGCGCTCAACGTCGTCGATAAAGTGCCCCAGGCCATCATCACGCCGCCAAACGTGCTCGCGCGAGCGGTGCTTGGCAAAGACACCGTTCCCTTGTACTCACCGGAGCTCCCCGGCGGCGGGTCTTCGCGCAAGCGTCCGGCTCCCCCTGCATCCGCCGTCGTGGATGCCGTGTACATGCCCGCGTGCGTCAACACGATGTTTGGCCCCGCCAACGAACCAGGCGGCTCAGAAGGCCCCGGCGTGCAGCTGTCGTTCGAGGCGCTGTGCGAAAAGGTGGGGCTGACGCTCCTGGTTCCCGACGATGTTAATAACCTCTGCTGCGGTACCCCGTGGTCGTCAAAGGGCCTCTCAAAGGGCCAGCACACCATGCAAGAGCGCACAGTTGCTTCGCTTCGCGAGGCAAGCCGCGACGGCGAGCTTGTAATCGTCTGCGATGCCTCCTCGTGCACCGAGGGGCTCCTCCATGCGATCGAAAACGAAAACGCAACCTCTGCCCGCCCGCTTCGCGTGGTGGATGCGGTCGATTTTGTTGCCGAGCGGGTGCTTCCCCTGCTGCCAGAACACGGCAAACTTGAGCGGCTCGTCCTGCACCCGACCTGCTCCTCGACTCGCATGGGTGGGAACGGCGCACTCGCTGAGGTCGCAGCTGCGGTCGCGACGGACGTTGTGATTCCGGAGAACTGGGGATGTTGTGCGTTTGCGGGTGACCGAGGAATGCTCCATCCTGAGCTCACCGCCTCTGCGACGGCCGCCGAAGCCAGCGAAGTGGCCGACGTGGATGCCTCGGCCCACGCATCCTGCAACCGCACCTGCGAGCTCGGCATGACGAGGGCGACAGGCGAGCAATACCGCCACGTTTTGGAGCTACTCAACCAACTCGCAACCTCCGACTAA
- a CDS encoding endonuclease domain-containing protein: protein MPKSSDPPLPFHQQAFAVRDALDAGITPGKLRSNNLARPFQGIRSEGAEPLSVIDFCRAYLPRCKAEQFFSHQTAATIWGVPLPQRLQTLPLHIATFFPKTAPTGRNLTGHQLSAYGARMLWRDGLPVLDAATVWLQLASLLPFRDHVAAGDYLVRAPEFNQPGDWRPFVLLDELHRRVEMYHGPGKRRAVRAIAHVRDGADSRPETLLRLLMADAGFPVPDLNPIVADRHGERIGRADFVFWQHRLIVEYDGDQHRTDDVQYDRDMTRLDRFLSDDWKLVRIRKAQLFDAPEEGIRRIAEALRSRGWEAP, encoded by the coding sequence ATGCCCAAATCATCCGATCCCCCGCTCCCCTTCCACCAGCAAGCGTTCGCGGTGCGTGACGCGTTGGACGCCGGCATCACGCCGGGCAAACTCCGATCCAACAACCTCGCGCGGCCGTTCCAAGGAATACGTTCAGAAGGCGCTGAGCCACTGAGCGTAATCGACTTCTGCCGAGCGTATCTTCCCCGTTGTAAAGCTGAGCAGTTCTTCAGCCACCAGACCGCGGCCACCATTTGGGGCGTGCCGCTCCCCCAACGGCTGCAAACCTTGCCATTGCACATTGCTACGTTCTTTCCAAAGACCGCACCGACAGGGCGAAATCTCACCGGACATCAGCTGTCCGCATACGGAGCACGGATGCTGTGGCGAGACGGCCTGCCCGTGCTGGATGCGGCGACCGTCTGGCTGCAATTGGCCTCGCTCCTCCCCTTTCGCGATCATGTGGCGGCCGGCGACTATCTGGTCCGCGCGCCTGAGTTCAACCAACCTGGCGACTGGCGCCCCTTTGTATTGCTCGACGAATTGCACCGGCGGGTTGAGATGTACCACGGCCCGGGTAAACGACGGGCGGTTCGGGCAATTGCGCATGTTCGTGACGGTGCCGATTCTCGACCGGAGACGCTCCTCCGACTCCTCATGGCAGATGCGGGCTTCCCTGTTCCCGATCTGAACCCCATCGTCGCTGACCGACACGGTGAACGTATCGGGCGGGCCGACTTTGTGTTTTGGCAGCACCGACTCATTGTTGAGTACGACGGCGACCAACACCGGACAGACGACGTTCAATATGACCGAGATATGACAAGGCTCGACCGGTTTCTGTCGGATGACTGGAAACTCGTACGAATACGAAAAGCCCAGCTCTTCGATGCTCCCGAAGAAGGTATCCGCCGCATCGCCGAGGCCCTCCGATCCCGAGGCTGGGAAGCCCCCTAA
- a CDS encoding FadR/GntR family transcriptional regulator — translation MSVSAEGPSASGRLHESTLDAIGSAIVRGELPPGIPLTIEQLEQRYGVSRSVIRDCLRSLQTMNLVQSKPRVGVTPRPASEWNVYEPKVIRWRLDSNDRAHQLRTLTQLRAAVEPQAAGLAAANISPQSASELNGIAGEMWAAGRSGDAERFLALDIRFHQLILQLSGNEMFSHLHAVVSEVLTGRTAHGLMPAHPHPDALQQHLDVAEAVGSGNQQAAIDAMQRLMNRTLTEMLRRAAEEQPATASSPQPPQ, via the coding sequence GTGAGTGTTTCCGCAGAAGGTCCGAGCGCATCAGGGCGCCTGCACGAAAGTACTCTCGACGCCATTGGCTCCGCGATCGTGCGCGGCGAGCTGCCGCCCGGCATCCCGCTCACCATCGAACAACTCGAGCAACGCTACGGGGTGTCACGGTCTGTCATCCGAGATTGTCTTCGGTCGCTCCAGACAATGAATCTGGTTCAGTCAAAACCGCGTGTCGGCGTCACCCCTCGCCCAGCATCCGAGTGGAACGTCTACGAGCCGAAGGTCATCCGTTGGCGGCTCGACAGTAACGACCGGGCGCACCAGCTCAGAACCCTCACGCAGCTCCGCGCCGCCGTCGAACCACAGGCAGCCGGTCTTGCCGCCGCGAACATCAGCCCCCAGTCGGCCAGCGAACTCAACGGCATCGCCGGTGAAATGTGGGCGGCAGGCCGGTCAGGGGATGCCGAACGCTTCCTTGCCCTCGACATCCGCTTCCACCAGCTCATCCTGCAGCTGAGCGGAAACGAAATGTTTTCACACCTGCACGCGGTGGTGAGCGAAGTACTCACGGGGCGCACCGCCCACGGGCTCATGCCTGCCCACCCGCATCCGGATGCCCTGCAACAGCACCTTGACGTTGCCGAAGCGGTTGGCAGCGGCAACCAGCAAGCCGCAATCGACGCGATGCAACGCCTCATGAACCGCACGCTCACTGAGATGCTGCGCCGCGCGGCTGAGGAACAACCCGCCACCGCATCGTCCCCACAACCACCTCAATAA
- the gndA gene encoding NADP-dependent phosphogluconate dehydrogenase, whose amino-acid sequence MADNANTATANIGVVGLAVMGSNLARNLASREGNTVAVFNRSPERTRTLTTEHPEANFVASETIEDFVNSLSKPRTAIIMVQAGAGTDAVIDQLTNLFEPGDIIVDGGNALFTDTIRREKAVSATGIHFVGAGISGGEEGALKGPSIMPGGSAESYKTLGPILASIAAVAEGEPCVTHVGTDGAGHFVKMIHNGIEYADMQLIAEAYDLLRRNAGLTPAEIADVFAEWNKGELESYLIEITAEVLRQVDAKTGKPLVDVILDQAGSKGTGVWTVQNALALGVPVSGIAEAVFARSLSSHPEQRAAAAGMPGPASPVAVTDREAFIEDVRRALYASKIIAYSQGFDAIRAGAEEFNWTIDLGAVSRIWRGGCIIRAQFLNRIADAYAESPNLSALLTAPYFAEAITSSQEAWRRVVVSATVTGIPAPAFSSSLAYYDGLRAERLPAALVQGQRDFFGAHTYGRVDLPGVFHTLWSGDRTEIEMN is encoded by the coding sequence ATGGCGGATAACGCCAACACCGCAACCGCAAACATCGGCGTCGTAGGCCTCGCCGTTATGGGCAGCAACTTGGCCCGCAACCTCGCAAGCCGCGAGGGCAACACGGTTGCCGTATTCAACCGCTCCCCCGAGCGCACCCGCACGCTCACCACCGAGCACCCTGAGGCAAACTTCGTCGCAAGCGAGACCATCGAGGATTTTGTCAACTCGCTCAGCAAGCCGCGCACGGCCATCATCATGGTGCAGGCAGGCGCAGGAACTGACGCGGTCATCGATCAGCTCACCAACCTGTTCGAGCCCGGCGACATCATCGTCGACGGCGGAAACGCACTCTTCACCGACACCATCCGTCGCGAGAAGGCAGTGAGCGCAACGGGTATCCACTTTGTTGGCGCCGGTATTTCCGGCGGCGAAGAGGGCGCCCTCAAGGGCCCAAGCATCATGCCTGGTGGATCCGCTGAGTCCTACAAGACCCTCGGCCCCATCCTCGCCTCGATCGCCGCGGTCGCCGAGGGCGAGCCCTGCGTCACCCACGTTGGCACCGACGGCGCCGGACACTTCGTCAAGATGATTCACAACGGCATTGAGTACGCCGACATGCAGCTCATCGCCGAGGCCTACGACCTGCTCCGCCGCAACGCTGGCCTCACGCCCGCCGAGATCGCCGATGTGTTCGCCGAATGGAACAAGGGCGAGCTTGAGTCATACCTCATCGAGATCACGGCCGAGGTGCTGCGCCAGGTGGATGCCAAAACCGGCAAGCCGCTGGTTGACGTCATCCTTGACCAGGCTGGTTCGAAGGGAACCGGCGTCTGGACCGTGCAGAACGCCCTCGCGCTTGGCGTTCCCGTGTCCGGTATTGCCGAAGCCGTCTTCGCCCGCTCGCTGTCGTCTCACCCTGAGCAGCGCGCCGCCGCGGCTGGGATGCCTGGCCCTGCCAGCCCCGTTGCCGTCACCGACCGCGAGGCTTTCATCGAGGACGTTCGCCGCGCACTCTACGCGTCAAAGATCATCGCGTACTCGCAGGGCTTCGACGCCATCCGCGCTGGCGCAGAAGAGTTCAACTGGACCATCGACCTCGGAGCCGTTTCGCGCATCTGGCGCGGCGGCTGCATCATCCGCGCCCAGTTCCTCAACCGCATCGCTGACGCCTACGCTGAGTCGCCAAACCTGTCGGCGCTGCTGACAGCCCCCTACTTTGCCGAGGCCATCACCTCGTCTCAGGAGGCCTGGCGCCGCGTGGTAGTTTCGGCAACCGTCACGGGTATCCCCGCACCGGCGTTCTCGTCGTCGCTTGCATACTACGACGGACTGCGCGCCGAACGCCTGCCGGCTGCCCTCGTCCAGGGACAGCGCGACTTCTTCGGCGCTCACACCTACGGCCGCGTTGACCTCCCCGGTGTGTTCCACACGCTGTGGAGCGGAGACCGCACCGAAATCGAGATGAACTAG
- a CDS encoding ribose-phosphate diphosphokinase, giving the protein MSGIKVNGQKKLVLVSGRAHPELAASIASELGSELVPTDARTFANGELYARFDESVRGCDAFVIQSHTNPINEWLMEQLIMVDALKRASAKRITVVAPFYPYSRQDKKGRGREPISARLVADLFKVAGADRIMSVDLHAAQIQGFFDGPVDHLFAMPVLLDHFREKLDPETLTVVSPDMGRARVADIWSDRLGAPLAIIHKRRDPLVPNQVSVHDIVGDVKGRWCLLVDDMIDTGRTIAKAAEALKKNGAKGVTIAATHAILSDPAVEILSSDFIDSVVVTDTLPIPAEKRFEKLTVLSIAPLIARAIHEVFEDGSVTSMFDGAA; this is encoded by the coding sequence ATGTCGGGCATCAAGGTCAACGGTCAGAAAAAACTTGTCTTAGTTTCTGGACGTGCGCACCCCGAACTCGCAGCAAGCATTGCGAGTGAACTTGGATCCGAACTGGTTCCGACCGACGCCCGAACCTTCGCAAACGGTGAGCTCTACGCCCGTTTTGACGAGAGCGTTCGTGGCTGCGACGCCTTTGTGATTCAGTCACACACCAACCCAATCAACGAGTGGCTCATGGAGCAGCTCATTATGGTTGACGCACTCAAGCGAGCATCCGCAAAGCGCATCACTGTTGTTGCTCCCTTCTACCCGTACTCACGCCAAGACAAAAAAGGCCGCGGACGCGAACCCATTTCGGCTCGCCTCGTGGCCGACCTGTTTAAGGTTGCCGGCGCAGACCGCATCATGTCTGTTGATCTGCACGCCGCGCAGATCCAGGGTTTCTTTGACGGCCCGGTAGACCACCTCTTTGCAATGCCCGTGCTGCTTGATCACTTCCGCGAAAAGCTAGACCCAGAGACGCTCACCGTCGTGTCGCCAGACATGGGACGCGCCCGCGTCGCCGACATCTGGAGCGACCGCCTCGGAGCCCCGCTTGCCATCATCCACAAGCGCCGCGACCCACTGGTTCCAAACCAGGTGAGCGTTCACGACATCGTTGGAGATGTTAAGGGCCGCTGGTGTTTGCTCGTTGATGACATGATCGACACCGGCCGCACCATTGCGAAGGCGGCTGAGGCGCTTAAGAAGAACGGCGCGAAGGGCGTCACGATTGCCGCGACCCACGCCATCCTTTCCGACCCGGCGGTTGAGATCCTCAGCTCGGACTTCATCGACTCGGTAGTCGTGACTGACACCCTGCCAATTCCGGCGGAGAAGCGTTTTGAAAAGCTCACGGTGCTGTCAATTGCCCCGCTGATCGCCCGTGCGATTCACGAGGTCTTTGAAGACGGTTCGGTTACCTCGATGTTCGACGGCGCTGCATAA
- the glmU gene encoding bifunctional UDP-N-acetylglucosamine diphosphorylase/glucosamine-1-phosphate N-acetyltransferase GlmU, with the protein MSQSQLAVVILAAGQGTRMRSSLPKVLHPLAGQPLIEHVLDTAAQLNPAHIVAVVRHDRDRVAEAVVSHLPTAIIVDQDEIPGTGRAVEVAVAALPDSFSGHILVLSGDVPLLDEAAAKALVDAHVAEGNALTLLSTIVANPTGLGRILRSDSGSFVGIVEQKDASPEQLAINETNAGVYIFERGALTVALSKIDTNNAQQEKYLTDAAGEILSAGGRIEAVAISDHWLVAGINDRAQLAAAAAELNARIIRSWQLAGVTIQDAATTWIDKNAQLAEDVTLLPGTQILGATVVESGAIIGPDTTLLDCEVGAGATVRRTDAQLAVIGSNATVGPFSFLRPGTILGADGKIGAYVETKNANIGVGSKVPHLSYVGDATIGEGTNVGAGTIFANYDGQKKHHTTVGSHVRIGSKNVLVAPVTLEDGTYTGAGTIVRKDVPSGSLAVTVAPQRNIDGWVAQNRPETDTARAAEKSGE; encoded by the coding sequence ATGTCACAGAGCCAGCTAGCAGTAGTCATCTTGGCGGCGGGGCAGGGTACGCGTATGCGGTCCTCACTGCCGAAGGTGCTCCATCCACTGGCCGGACAACCGCTCATCGAGCACGTGCTCGACACCGCGGCCCAGCTCAACCCAGCGCACATCGTCGCCGTGGTCCGGCACGACCGAGACCGAGTCGCCGAGGCCGTTGTCTCGCATCTGCCAACGGCCATCATTGTCGACCAGGATGAGATTCCGGGAACAGGCCGAGCCGTTGAGGTCGCGGTAGCTGCGCTGCCCGATTCATTCTCTGGCCACATCCTTGTCCTGAGCGGCGACGTTCCACTGCTCGACGAGGCCGCCGCAAAGGCGCTCGTTGATGCCCACGTCGCCGAGGGAAACGCGCTGACGCTGCTGAGCACAATCGTTGCCAACCCTACGGGACTCGGTCGAATCCTCCGTTCCGATTCCGGCAGTTTTGTTGGCATCGTTGAGCAGAAGGATGCCTCACCAGAACAGCTCGCCATCAACGAAACCAACGCGGGTGTTTACATCTTCGAGCGAGGTGCCCTGACGGTGGCGCTCAGCAAGATCGACACGAACAACGCGCAGCAGGAGAAATACCTGACCGACGCGGCGGGAGAGATCCTCTCCGCAGGAGGACGCATCGAGGCCGTTGCTATCTCTGACCACTGGCTCGTTGCCGGCATCAACGACCGAGCGCAACTCGCAGCAGCGGCCGCCGAGTTGAACGCCCGAATCATCCGCTCCTGGCAGCTTGCCGGGGTCACGATTCAGGATGCGGCAACCACCTGGATCGACAAGAATGCCCAGCTCGCAGAAGACGTCACGCTCCTTCCCGGAACTCAGATTCTCGGCGCCACCGTCGTTGAATCTGGCGCAATCATCGGGCCGGACACAACGCTGCTCGATTGTGAAGTTGGCGCTGGCGCGACGGTACGTCGTACTGACGCTCAGCTGGCCGTTATCGGTTCGAACGCGACGGTTGGCCCCTTTTCCTTTCTCCGCCCAGGCACCATCCTCGGGGCCGACGGCAAAATTGGTGCCTATGTTGAAACCAAGAACGCCAACATCGGCGTTGGCAGCAAAGTGCCGCACCTGAGCTACGTTGGCGACGCAACCATTGGTGAAGGCACCAACGTTGGGGCCGGCACAATCTTCGCCAACTACGACGGCCAGAAGAAGCACCACACGACGGTTGGCTCGCACGTGCGCATCGGGTCGAAAAATGTTCTGGTTGCGCCGGTTACACTTGAAGACGGAACCTATACCGGTGCGGGAACAATTGTCCGAAAGGACGTCCCCTCCGGCTCCCTCGCGGTGACCGTTGCGCCACAGCGAAACATTGATGGCTGGGTGGCTCAGAACCGACCAGAAACTGATACGGCACGTGCGGCCGAGAAAAGCGGAGAATAA
- a CDS encoding MarR family winged helix-turn-helix transcriptional regulator produces MKDNDEVDRIVDAWQVARPDLNFAPLHVLSRVTRISKHFGRIRQNAFQRSELESWEFDVLAALRREGDPFALSPKRLVSATMVSSGTMTNRIDRLVERGFVKRLTDPNDGRGVLVEMTPAGLTRVDAAITRLVDAEEILLGGLSETEQARLGTLLRKLRNSIDATDL; encoded by the coding sequence ATGAAAGACAACGACGAAGTCGACCGGATTGTGGATGCCTGGCAGGTCGCCAGGCCCGACCTCAATTTTGCGCCGCTGCACGTACTGTCGCGTGTGACGCGCATCTCGAAGCACTTCGGCCGTATCCGACAGAACGCCTTTCAGCGATCCGAGCTTGAGTCCTGGGAATTTGATGTGTTGGCTGCCCTTCGTCGGGAGGGCGATCCGTTTGCCCTCAGCCCCAAGCGTCTTGTTTCGGCCACCATGGTGTCGAGCGGCACCATGACCAACCGCATTGATCGACTGGTCGAACGCGGATTTGTGAAGCGCCTCACCGACCCAAACGATGGGCGCGGAGTGCTCGTCGAGATGACGCCAGCAGGTCTGACGAGGGTGGATGCCGCAATCACCCGGCTCGTTGATGCTGAGGAAATCCTGCTCGGCGGGCTTTCCGAGACGGAACAAGCCCGCCTCGGAACGCTACTCCGCAAACTGCGCAACAGCATCGACGCAACCGACCTCTAA